The Hymenobacter sp. GOD-10R genome includes a window with the following:
- a CDS encoding TonB-dependent receptor, which yields MPLAAVHAQNTGILSGTVRDRATQQLLPGVTVALEGGSLGTATDEEGRFRLTNIPTGSYNVRVSFIGYEPLLRSNVVITSGNANIITFDLLPAARTLGEVQVTANRAIRVATPETPLSVQRLNVEEIKSNPGGNFDISRVIQVLPGVGGGGTSGTAGFRNDIIIRGGAPNENVYYLDGIEVPVINHFQTQGSAGGPTGMLNVSFIEDATLSSSAFEARYDNALSSVLQFRQRDGNPDRVQGNVRLSGTEVAGTLEGPLAKNTTFLASVRRSYLQVLFKAIDLPIRPDYWDAQFKITTKLSSKTTLTALGLGAIDHFEVAVPRKTTPDKEYVLLNTPAIDQWNYTVGVSLRQLLERGYLNVALSRTQLNNQIDRFEGGTAFAGDEGRRVLLTRSGETENKLRVDVNRSIRKWQYAYGGVGQWIEYDSRYFLRLRREVLKPDGTVQQPGVDVRFQSALSFARFGAFAQVTRPFLPDDRLTLSAGVRADGNSFTEGGANPLRTLSPRLSASYALASRWNLNASIRRYYKIPPSTLLGFRDATGQLANQRNRYIGSTHYVTGLEYLPTPTTRFTLEGFWKQYDHYPVSVRDGISLANLGGDFAALGNEAVISTGRGRAFGGDFFFQQKLTKNIFAVASYTWFRSEFTGADGAYKPSAWDTRHLASALLGRKFKRGWEMGLKYRFAGGAPYTPFNAELSQQNYLTLAQGVLDYNQLNTQRLSNFQQFDFRLDKKYNLRRVTIDLFVDIQNAFLLPTPGVPNYTFQRTPDNTSFVTTDSQPVRPDGSNAIPILLTNNDATVLPTIGFIVEF from the coding sequence ATGCCACTGGCCGCTGTGCACGCGCAGAATACAGGAATACTCAGCGGCACCGTGCGCGACCGGGCTACTCAGCAGCTCTTGCCCGGCGTAACGGTCGCGCTGGAAGGGGGCAGCCTAGGTACTGCGACCGATGAGGAAGGGCGTTTTCGGCTGACCAACATTCCGACGGGGAGCTACAATGTGCGGGTGTCGTTTATTGGCTACGAGCCGCTACTGCGCTCAAACGTGGTTATTACCTCCGGCAACGCCAACATCATCACCTTCGACTTACTGCCCGCGGCGCGCACGCTAGGGGAGGTGCAAGTAACGGCCAACCGAGCCATCAGGGTAGCCACGCCCGAAACGCCCTTAAGCGTGCAGCGCCTGAACGTGGAGGAAATCAAAAGTAACCCAGGCGGCAACTTCGACATCTCGCGGGTTATCCAGGTGCTGCCGGGGGTAGGCGGCGGTGGCACGAGCGGCACCGCTGGCTTCCGCAACGACATTATCATTCGGGGTGGGGCGCCCAACGAGAACGTGTATTACCTCGATGGTATTGAGGTGCCCGTTATCAATCACTTCCAAACGCAAGGCAGTGCTGGCGGCCCCACGGGGATGCTCAACGTAAGCTTTATCGAAGACGCAACGCTCAGCTCCTCCGCGTTCGAGGCTCGCTACGACAACGCCCTGAGCAGCGTGCTCCAGTTCCGGCAGCGCGACGGCAACCCCGACCGGGTGCAGGGCAATGTGCGCCTGAGTGGTACAGAGGTGGCGGGCACGCTGGAAGGGCCGCTGGCCAAGAATACCACGTTTCTGGCCTCCGTTCGGCGCTCTTACTTGCAGGTGTTGTTCAAAGCCATCGACTTGCCCATTCGCCCCGATTACTGGGATGCGCAGTTTAAAATCACCACCAAGCTCTCGTCCAAAACGACCCTGACGGCGCTGGGCCTAGGTGCCATCGACCACTTTGAGGTAGCTGTGCCCCGCAAGACTACCCCCGACAAGGAGTACGTGTTGCTCAACACGCCCGCTATCGACCAATGGAACTACACGGTGGGGGTGTCGCTGCGCCAACTGCTAGAGCGTGGCTACCTGAATGTGGCCCTGAGCCGCACCCAGCTCAATAATCAGATTGACCGCTTTGAAGGCGGCACCGCTTTCGCCGGCGATGAGGGCCGGCGGGTGCTGCTCACCCGCTCCGGCGAAACGGAAAACAAGCTGCGCGTCGACGTCAACCGGAGCATTAGGAAATGGCAGTATGCCTACGGCGGCGTGGGGCAGTGGATCGAATACGACAGTCGCTACTTTCTGCGGCTGCGCCGGGAGGTGCTCAAACCCGATGGCACGGTGCAACAACCCGGCGTCGACGTACGCTTTCAGTCTGCGCTGAGCTTTGCCCGCTTTGGGGCTTTTGCCCAAGTGACGCGCCCCTTTCTCCCCGACGACCGCCTGACCCTTTCCGCCGGAGTTCGGGCCGACGGCAACTCTTTCACCGAGGGTGGGGCCAACCCGCTGCGTACCTTATCGCCGCGACTGTCGGCCTCGTATGCGCTAGCTTCGCGCTGGAACCTGAACGCCTCCATTAGGCGCTACTACAAGATTCCGCCCTCCACCTTGCTAGGTTTCCGCGACGCGACGGGCCAACTCGCGAACCAGCGCAACCGCTACATCGGCAGCACGCATTACGTGACGGGGTTGGAATATTTGCCCACACCCACGACTCGCTTCACCCTGGAGGGCTTCTGGAAGCAGTACGACCACTACCCCGTGAGTGTGCGCGACGGTATTTCGCTGGCTAACCTAGGGGGCGACTTCGCTGCTCTTGGCAACGAGGCCGTAATCAGCACGGGCCGCGGCCGTGCCTTCGGTGGGGATTTCTTTTTCCAGCAAAAGCTCACCAAAAACATCTTCGCGGTAGCTTCCTACACGTGGTTTCGCAGCGAGTTTACGGGTGCCGACGGCGCTTATAAGCCCTCCGCCTGGGATACGCGCCACCTAGCTTCAGCGCTGTTGGGGCGTAAGTTTAAGCGGGGGTGGGAAATGGGCCTGAAGTATCGGTTCGCTGGAGGAGCGCCTTACACCCCGTTCAACGCCGAGCTTTCGCAGCAGAACTACCTCACGCTAGCCCAAGGAGTACTCGATTATAACCAGCTCAATACGCAGCGCCTCAGTAACTTTCAGCAGTTTGACTTTCGCCTTGACAAGAAGTACAACTTGCGGCGCGTGACCATCGACTTGTTCGTTGACATACAAAACGCCTTCCTGCTCCCCACGCCCGGCGTGCCCAACTACACCTTCCAACGCACACCCGACAACACTAGCTTCGTCACGACTGACAGCCAGCCCGTCCGCCCCGACGGCTCCAACGCCATTCCGATTCTACTGACCAACAACGACGCAACGGTACTGCCTACCATCGGGTTTATCGTGGAGTTTTAA
- a CDS encoding NAD(P)H-binding protein: MKLVVTGSLGNISAPLTQELLQQGHTVTVISSKPDKRRAIEALGAAAAIGTIEDVRFLTATFNGADAVYCMLPPFNYFDPAIDVMVEARKLTTAYAEAIRQSGVKRVIHLSSVGAHLAEGNGVLAFHHLAERILRELPADVSITHMRPVGFYTNLFSYMDMIRGEGLLGRFLTLRYSGLLAAITGKTGVIAANFGAEDKTPWVSPRDIAAAVAEELTTPFAGRNVRYVASDELTCNQVASILGQAIGKPYLQWALMSDKQMQSGLEMFKVPKARAVGIVEMNAAIHSGLIDEDYYRHRPVLGKVKLADFAPEFAAVYHKR, translated from the coding sequence ATGAAACTCGTCGTAACTGGCTCGCTGGGCAACATCAGCGCGCCCCTCACCCAAGAACTCCTGCAACAAGGCCATACCGTCACGGTCATCAGCAGCAAGCCGGATAAGCGCCGGGCTATTGAAGCCCTGGGTGCTGCGGCTGCCATCGGCACGATAGAAGACGTTCGGTTTCTGACCGCCACCTTCAACGGGGCCGATGCCGTGTACTGTATGCTGCCGCCCTTCAACTACTTCGACCCGGCCATCGACGTGATGGTCGAGGCCCGCAAGCTGACCACGGCGTATGCCGAGGCCATCCGGCAATCGGGTGTAAAACGGGTCATTCACCTGAGCAGCGTGGGTGCGCACCTCGCCGAAGGTAATGGCGTGCTAGCTTTTCATCACCTTGCCGAGCGTATCCTCCGGGAGCTGCCAGCCGACGTGTCCATCACCCACATGCGCCCCGTTGGGTTCTACACTAATCTGTTCAGCTACATGGATATGATACGAGGGGAAGGGCTGCTGGGCCGGTTCTTAACCCTGCGCTATTCGGGCTTGCTGGCCGCGATAACCGGCAAAACGGGCGTCATTGCTGCCAACTTCGGAGCCGAGGACAAGACGCCCTGGGTTTCGCCGCGCGATATTGCCGCCGCCGTGGCCGAAGAGCTGACCACGCCTTTTGCGGGCCGCAACGTGCGCTACGTGGCCAGCGACGAGCTAACTTGTAACCAAGTTGCTAGCATCCTAGGTCAGGCCATTGGCAAGCCGTACTTACAATGGGCGCTCATGAGCGACAAACAGATGCAAAGCGGTTTAGAAATGTTTAAAGTGCCGAAAGCACGGGCCGTAGGTATCGTGGAAATGAATGCGGCCATTCACAGCGGGCTGATCGACGAGGATTACTACCGCCACCGGCCCGTGTTGGGTAAGGTCAAGCTGGCCGATTTCGCCCCCGAATTCGCGGCAGTTTATCACAAAAGGTAA
- a CDS encoding Crp/Fnr family transcriptional regulator has translation MHPLRAYLHRFVPSLTDADWQPLAEALRPRHLARGEHFVQAGEHLPELALLLNGTCRLYYPSPDGEERTTYFFFENHLLGDYSGCLTGQPSQLSIQALADTELVVFDYAVLRQLYDERPVYERFGRLVAEYHMLGTDARLVEQLLLSPEERYRALLASGKTKILERIPQHLVANYLGVTPVSLSRIRGRVARKPGKEK, from the coding sequence ATGCACCCGCTACGCGCCTATCTTCACCGCTTCGTTCCCTCGCTGACAGATGCCGATTGGCAACCGCTGGCGGAGGCCCTGCGCCCGCGCCACTTAGCTCGCGGGGAGCATTTTGTGCAAGCTGGCGAGCACCTCCCAGAGCTAGCTTTGCTGCTCAACGGTACCTGCCGCCTCTACTACCCTAGCCCCGACGGGGAAGAGCGCACCACGTACTTCTTCTTTGAAAACCACCTGCTGGGGGATTACTCCGGTTGCCTAACGGGGCAGCCCAGTCAGCTTAGCATTCAGGCCCTAGCCGACACCGAGTTGGTCGTCTTTGACTATGCGGTGCTGCGTCAGCTCTACGATGAACGGCCGGTGTACGAGCGGTTTGGGCGTCTCGTGGCCGAATACCACATGCTCGGCACGGATGCTCGCTTGGTCGAGCAACTGCTACTCTCGCCCGAAGAGCGTTACCGCGCGCTGCTAGCCAGCGGCAAAACCAAGATTTTAGAGCGCATCCCGCAGCACCTGGTCGCCAACTACTTAGGCGTCACGCCGGTTTCGCTGAGCCGCATTCGGGGGCGGGTGGCGCGAAAACCGGGCAAGGAGAAGTAG
- a CDS encoding helix-turn-helix transcriptional regulator: protein MATKQPYRFKTITEYCRLANFPKPAHPLISIIDMSAVEPLADYEPISLVADFYIISLKRDFKTKVHYGQQLYDFDEGVLSFMAPNQVFSVEVTAGAERKQAGWMLLLHPDFLWNTPLATKIKQYEYFSYAVHEALHLSDQEEQKVTMVVQHIEQEYRGNMDRFSQDVIIAQLDVLLTYSERFYHRQFLTRRVANHQLLQRLETVLAAYFTSEALPTIGLPTVQYVADQLNVSPNYLSGLLQVLTGQSTQQHIHDKLIEKAKAQLSTTNLSVSEIAYALGFEHAQSFSRLFKTKTSLSPLEFRQSFN, encoded by the coding sequence ATGGCAACCAAGCAGCCGTACCGATTCAAGACCATCACGGAGTATTGCCGGTTGGCTAACTTTCCCAAGCCGGCGCATCCCTTAATCAGCATCATCGATATGTCGGCGGTGGAGCCGCTGGCCGATTATGAACCGATAAGCCTAGTCGCGGACTTTTATATCATCTCGCTGAAAAGAGATTTCAAAACCAAGGTGCATTATGGGCAGCAGTTGTATGATTTCGACGAGGGTGTGCTGTCTTTTATGGCGCCTAACCAAGTTTTTAGCGTTGAGGTGACAGCGGGTGCCGAGCGAAAACAAGCGGGTTGGATGCTGCTGCTGCACCCTGATTTTCTGTGGAATACGCCGCTGGCAACTAAAATCAAGCAATACGAATACTTCAGCTACGCCGTCCACGAAGCTCTGCACCTCTCCGACCAAGAAGAGCAGAAGGTCACCATGGTTGTCCAGCACATCGAGCAGGAGTACCGCGGCAACATGGACCGGTTTAGCCAGGACGTAATTATTGCGCAACTCGACGTCTTGCTCACCTACTCGGAGCGGTTTTACCACCGGCAGTTCTTAACCCGCAGAGTAGCAAATCATCAACTTTTACAGCGGCTGGAAACGGTCCTGGCGGCCTACTTTACGAGCGAGGCCCTGCCGACAATCGGCTTACCGACTGTGCAGTACGTGGCCGACCAGCTGAACGTATCACCCAATTATTTGAGCGGCTTGCTTCAGGTGCTCACTGGCCAAAGCACCCAGCAGCACATCCACGACAAGCTGATTGAAAAAGCCAAAGCCCAGCTCTCCACCACCAACTTATCGGTCAGTGAAATTGCCTACGCGCTAGGGTTCGAGCATGCGCAGTCGTTCAGCCGCTTGTTTAAGACCAAGACGAGCCTCTCACCGCTGGAATTCCGGCAGTCGTTCAACTAA
- a CDS encoding DUF4260 domain-containing protein has protein sequence MKTLLKTEELAEALFALVVFAHLPYAWWVLPAVFLLPDLSMIGYLAGPRVGAFCYNFAHHKALAMVVGVAGWWLGLPVLMLAGTVLLFHSAFDRSLGYGLKYTTGFQDTHLGRVGKNQPAAAAN, from the coding sequence ATGAAAACCCTACTGAAAACCGAAGAACTAGCCGAAGCACTGTTCGCCCTGGTCGTGTTTGCCCACCTGCCCTACGCCTGGTGGGTGCTGCCCGCCGTCTTTCTGCTCCCTGACCTCAGCATGATCGGCTACCTAGCTGGACCCCGCGTGGGCGCCTTTTGCTACAACTTCGCCCACCATAAAGCACTAGCCATGGTAGTAGGGGTTGCAGGCTGGTGGTTAGGACTACCCGTGCTGATGCTGGCAGGTACGGTACTCCTCTTTCACAGCGCTTTCGACCGGTCCCTGGGCTACGGCCTCAAGTATACGACTGGCTTCCAAGACACGCACCTAGGTCGCGTGGGAAAGAACCAGCCGGCGGCAGCAGCCAACTAG
- a CDS encoding SDR family oxidoreductase yields MPAIFITGASSGLGKATAKLFAARGWNVIATMRHPEHETELTQLPNVHLLPLDVTDLAQIETTVHRAIALYPVDVVFNNAGYGLIGALEALSDEQITHLVNTNLLGVIRVTKAFLPHLREKRSGRILNTTSIGGLIAFPLYSLYHATKWAIEGWSESLSFELALHNITIKTISPGGIATDFTGRSLQVAQNEAYAGLLEKLMGTQSGDNTVHFASPEAIAEVVYQAATEEKDQLRYQAGSDAVAIYAQRLAVGPEAFRQGVAAQFGLTADTSQSAAN; encoded by the coding sequence ATGCCCGCTATTTTCATCACTGGCGCCTCCTCTGGCTTAGGCAAAGCCACCGCAAAGCTCTTCGCCGCTCGCGGCTGGAACGTCATTGCTACCATGCGCCACCCCGAACACGAAACCGAGTTGACACAGCTGCCAAACGTGCACCTGCTGCCACTGGACGTGACCGACCTAGCCCAGATTGAAACGACTGTGCACCGCGCTATTGCCCTATACCCCGTGGATGTGGTGTTCAACAACGCCGGCTATGGCCTTATCGGCGCGTTGGAAGCCTTATCGGATGAGCAGATTACTCACCTGGTTAACACCAATTTGTTGGGCGTGATTCGGGTAACCAAAGCGTTTCTGCCTCACTTGCGGGAGAAGAGGTCTGGCCGTATTCTCAACACGACGTCTATCGGCGGGCTCATTGCCTTTCCGTTGTACTCGCTCTACCACGCCACCAAGTGGGCCATCGAAGGCTGGAGTGAGAGCCTATCGTTCGAGCTAGCCCTGCACAACATTACGATCAAAACAATCTCGCCCGGTGGCATTGCTACCGACTTCACGGGCCGCTCGCTGCAAGTTGCGCAAAACGAAGCCTACGCCGGCCTGTTGGAGAAACTCATGGGCACCCAAAGCGGTGATAATACGGTTCATTTTGCGTCTCCCGAGGCTATTGCCGAAGTGGTATATCAGGCCGCTACTGAAGAAAAAGACCAACTCCGCTATCAGGCCGGAAGCGATGCCGTAGCTATCTATGCGCAGCGGCTGGCCGTTGGCCCCGAGGCCTTCCGGCAAGGAGTAGCCGCTCAGTTCGGGTTAACTGCTGATACAAGCCAGTCGGCAGCCAATTGA
- a CDS encoding AraC family transcriptional regulator has translation MRTEPSPASTELGIVHSHYASRHMASEQCVAEHGMSYILAGSLRVIEAGESRIFEAGSLLFYRRNFLAKFTKQPAENGPFRAITVIFDHALLQEFSQQYTVVSGEQPFVASTAVLALAHSPLLHCFYESLQHHFEVPLSASAAKHKQQEALQLLLETHPALQQVLFDFGQPGKINLETFMQQNFRFNVAPRQLAYLTGRSLAAFKRDFGKIFHTSPNRWLYQKRLEEAHYLLQEENKRPSDVYHEVGFESLAHFSSAFKQLFGRTPSSVQGAAPAH, from the coding sequence ATGAGAACGGAGCCGTCGCCCGCCAGTACAGAGCTAGGTATTGTGCATTCACACTACGCAAGCCGCCATATGGCCAGTGAGCAGTGTGTTGCCGAGCACGGCATGAGCTACATTCTCGCGGGCAGCTTGCGAGTAATTGAGGCCGGCGAAAGTCGCATATTTGAGGCGGGCAGCTTGCTGTTTTACCGGAGAAACTTCCTGGCTAAATTCACCAAACAGCCGGCTGAGAACGGTCCTTTTCGGGCCATTACGGTCATCTTTGACCATGCCCTACTGCAGGAATTCAGTCAACAGTATACGGTGGTAAGCGGCGAGCAGCCTTTTGTGGCCAGCACGGCCGTACTAGCGCTGGCCCACAGCCCCCTACTCCACTGCTTCTACGAGTCACTACAGCACCATTTTGAGGTGCCGCTGTCCGCGTCAGCAGCAAAGCATAAGCAGCAGGAAGCTCTGCAGCTGTTGCTAGAAACGCATCCAGCGCTACAACAGGTACTGTTCGACTTCGGACAACCCGGCAAGATCAACCTGGAAACGTTCATGCAACAGAACTTCCGGTTCAATGTGGCCCCGAGACAACTTGCCTACCTGACTGGCCGGAGCCTAGCCGCCTTCAAGCGGGACTTCGGCAAGATCTTCCATACCTCCCCCAACCGCTGGCTGTACCAAAAGCGGCTAGAAGAAGCCCACTACTTGTTGCAGGAGGAGAACAAGCGCCCCTCAGACGTGTACCACGAGGTCGGCTTCGAGAGCTTGGCGCACTTCTCGTCCGCGTTTAAGCAGCTCTTTGGCCGCACGCCGTCCAGCGTGCAAGGAGCTGCGCCGGCCCACTAA
- a CDS encoding alkaline phosphatase D family protein, translating to MLSIQAPTLGPILGYTTHEQARIWLRGDRRSTERRYFGVVQLQHPTTGLGSQQYQKLEPHFDMTGVVAFTGLEPNTTYHYRAGWVETDADVELNQLPTDPAELDWGQAEEIPFRTGSNNAVQERTLVVGSCRYLLKMRLLGLDVDVFDERGDKVFRSILAQKDDVDALVMMGDQIYADDLNFFRPDTTMGQFLGRYQEAFGQPYLRRLMQQVPTYMILDDHEIEDNWPQKATQRDRILLYSKAIHAYQIYQVSHSPVFALDAQGYITGTPDRFWYTFRDGCVDCFVMDVRTERVWHEDSTKRSLITRVQMEALQQWLVKGSDADRVKLIVTSVPVFPDLQASDEQTDKWGGFLRERTQLLDFIKQNAVRKVVFMSGDVHCSFTAELTCKQDPTFKVVSVISSSFFWPYPHMRATNFQLDGALRVPKDHPNEYHVGSASTVFSEDNFGRLTCRPDRISVTYFDRKGKQLSPRPATHSFSTRAEELGT from the coding sequence ATGCTCTCTATTCAGGCTCCTACGCTCGGCCCTATCCTAGGCTACACTACCCACGAACAAGCCCGCATTTGGCTTCGCGGTGACCGGCGCTCCACGGAACGGCGGTACTTTGGGGTGGTTCAACTCCAACACCCAACAACCGGTTTGGGGAGCCAACAGTATCAGAAGCTGGAACCGCATTTCGATATGACCGGGGTGGTTGCTTTTACCGGGCTAGAACCCAATACCACCTATCATTACCGCGCAGGCTGGGTGGAAACGGATGCCGACGTGGAGCTGAACCAATTACCCACGGATCCGGCCGAGCTGGACTGGGGCCAAGCAGAAGAAATACCCTTTCGGACCGGAAGCAACAATGCCGTCCAGGAGCGCACGTTGGTAGTCGGCTCGTGTCGCTACTTGCTCAAGATGCGCCTGTTGGGCTTGGATGTCGATGTATTCGATGAGCGTGGCGACAAAGTCTTTCGCAGCATTCTGGCGCAGAAAGATGATGTCGATGCCTTGGTGATGATGGGAGACCAGATCTATGCGGACGACCTCAACTTCTTCCGTCCAGATACCACTATGGGGCAGTTTCTAGGTCGTTACCAAGAGGCTTTTGGGCAGCCCTACCTACGGCGGCTCATGCAGCAAGTGCCCACCTATATGATTCTCGACGACCACGAGATTGAGGACAACTGGCCTCAGAAAGCAACCCAGCGGGACCGGATCTTGCTTTACTCCAAAGCCATCCACGCTTATCAGATTTACCAAGTCAGCCATAGTCCGGTGTTCGCACTGGATGCGCAGGGGTATATCACGGGCACGCCAGATCGGTTCTGGTACACCTTCCGCGACGGCTGCGTGGACTGCTTCGTCATGGATGTGCGCACGGAGCGCGTGTGGCACGAGGATTCTACGAAGCGGAGCTTGATTACGCGCGTGCAAATGGAGGCGCTGCAACAGTGGCTGGTGAAGGGCTCGGACGCGGACCGCGTTAAGTTGATTGTGACGTCCGTGCCGGTGTTCCCCGACTTGCAGGCGAGCGACGAACAAACCGACAAATGGGGTGGCTTCCTGCGGGAGCGCACCCAACTGCTCGACTTTATCAAGCAGAATGCCGTGCGCAAGGTGGTTTTTATGTCGGGCGATGTGCACTGCTCCTTCACGGCGGAGTTGACCTGCAAGCAGGACCCGACCTTCAAGGTGGTGTCGGTTATCTCCTCCTCTTTCTTCTGGCCGTACCCGCACATGCGCGCAACAAACTTTCAACTCGACGGAGCCTTGCGCGTGCCCAAAGACCACCCGAACGAGTACCACGTAGGAAGCGCCAGCACCGTGTTTTCGGAAGACAACTTCGGCCGCCTCACGTGTCGCCCGGATAGGATTAGTGTAACCTACTTCGACCGCAAAGGGAAGCAGTTGAGCCCGCGCCCAGCCACACATTCATTCTCAACTCGTGCGGAGGAGCTAGGAACCTAG
- a CDS encoding NADPH-dependent F420 reductase, with amino-acid sequence MATRASIPEDKQFRRQTGLTTCSYTKQLRRSLLFSRKMNIGIIGAGYIGSTLAGRLTSLGHKVSIANSRGPETLQDVVAKTGATAVTPQEAARSGEIVIVTIPLKNIPDLPQDLFEGVSDDVVVVDTSNYYPKLRDGQMPEFDGESNLTESEWVQQHLGRPVIKVFNNIAFSSLGNAGKPAGTPGRIGLPVSGDDAANKQKVMQLVDELGFDPVDGGSLHESWRQQPGTPIYGTDSTAAEIQKQLDSMGTERTPEQHQQFAANHAALEKKIMQDHS; translated from the coding sequence TTGGCTACGCGAGCTAGCATCCCCGAAGACAAACAATTTCGCCGGCAGACGGGTCTTACTACATGCAGCTACACAAAGCAGCTGCGCAGAAGTCTCTTATTTTCTCGTAAGATGAATATTGGAATCATTGGTGCCGGCTACATCGGCAGCACCCTCGCCGGCCGGCTGACCAGCCTAGGTCATAAAGTATCCATTGCCAACTCCCGCGGCCCCGAAACGCTACAGGACGTGGTGGCCAAGACCGGCGCCACGGCCGTCACGCCCCAAGAGGCCGCTCGCAGCGGTGAAATTGTCATCGTGACCATTCCGTTGAAGAACATCCCTGACCTCCCCCAAGACTTGTTCGAGGGTGTTTCGGACGATGTAGTCGTGGTTGACACGAGCAACTACTACCCCAAGCTGCGCGATGGGCAGATGCCGGAGTTCGACGGCGAGAGCAACCTGACCGAAAGCGAGTGGGTGCAGCAGCACCTAGGTCGGCCCGTCATTAAGGTGTTCAATAACATCGCTTTCTCGAGCCTCGGCAACGCTGGCAAGCCCGCTGGTACTCCCGGCCGCATCGGCCTGCCCGTGTCGGGCGACGATGCCGCGAACAAGCAGAAGGTGATGCAACTGGTGGATGAGCTAGGCTTTGACCCCGTAGACGGTGGCAGCTTGCACGAGTCGTGGCGGCAGCAGCCCGGCACGCCCATCTACGGCACCGATTCAACGGCGGCAGAAATTCAGAAGCAGCTCGACAGCATGGGCACCGAGCGCACGCCCGAGCAGCACCAGCAGTTTGCAGCCAACCATGCCGCGCTGGAGAAAAAAATAATGCAGGATCATTCGTAG
- a CDS encoding MarR family winged helix-turn-helix transcriptional regulator, producing MGSFFSDVVVTLLGMGYSLLKQLLEQLEAFEQAGEKAGPDAVHDLAHFAAWLYGRTAAPPEPRGPAAPAEIASMPAEAEISKLLIFLTRYARSYMRLGLAGSGLLTPDDFAYLATIMGHQPLSKTDLITRNIHEKATGTEVIKRLLAKGFVAEQRHATDRRSKLLTLTPAGMAVLGQVFGPMGQVSQLVAGNLTRAERIQLLYLLQKLDAFHQPIFQGARPEQFSDLTQHLLEGE from the coding sequence ATGGGTTCATTCTTTTCGGATGTTGTCGTTACTTTGCTGGGCATGGGATATAGCTTATTAAAACAGCTACTGGAGCAGTTAGAGGCGTTTGAGCAGGCCGGCGAAAAAGCTGGCCCTGATGCCGTCCACGACCTAGCTCACTTCGCGGCATGGCTCTATGGTCGCACGGCAGCGCCGCCCGAACCTCGCGGTCCGGCCGCGCCGGCGGAAATTGCTTCTATGCCTGCCGAAGCCGAAATCAGCAAGCTCCTGATTTTTCTTACCCGCTACGCCCGCTCCTATATGCGGCTGGGCCTCGCCGGCTCGGGGCTCCTCACCCCCGATGATTTTGCCTATCTGGCCACCATCATGGGCCACCAGCCTCTGTCGAAAACGGACCTGATTACGCGCAACATTCACGAGAAAGCCACGGGCACAGAAGTAATCAAGCGGCTTTTAGCTAAGGGCTTTGTAGCAGAGCAACGCCACGCAACCGACCGGCGCAGCAAGCTTTTGACTCTTACGCCGGCCGGCATGGCTGTGCTAGGGCAAGTGTTTGGGCCCATGGGCCAAGTCTCGCAACTCGTTGCCGGCAACCTCACGCGCGCCGAGCGGATTCAGTTGCTGTACTTGCTGCAAAAGCTAGATGCCTTCCACCAGCCTATTTTCCAGGGTGCTCGCCCCGAGCAGTTTTCGGACCTCACGCAGCACCTGCTGGAGGGGGAATAG
- a CDS encoding ion channel yields the protein MHFPILRAIALFVSIILGGILLFVFDLYELNSPGINTALLLLMTMLKVLYFLGATLHWIRRTVSSAYHLRYLMGFLVMQVLLIVLSFAIDYYCLYQINPSSFLVPKGQLGHGLAAQLLTFLYFSLGKYTTAGGGEMHPATPAAQVCAMGEMVVSYFTTVLIIANVGYLQTLFSRSAPGT from the coding sequence ATGCATTTTCCGATTCTCCGGGCCATCGCCCTATTTGTCAGCATCATTCTCGGCGGAATCCTCTTGTTCGTCTTTGACCTCTATGAGCTCAACAGCCCAGGTATCAATACCGCCCTACTATTGCTCATGACCATGCTGAAGGTGCTCTACTTTTTAGGAGCAACGCTGCACTGGATACGGCGAACAGTATCTTCCGCGTACCATCTACGCTATTTGATGGGTTTTCTGGTCATGCAAGTATTGCTCATTGTGCTCTCGTTCGCCATTGATTATTACTGCCTCTACCAGATTAACCCAAGCTCTTTCCTGGTACCCAAGGGCCAACTAGGCCACGGACTGGCAGCGCAGTTACTCACCTTCCTCTACTTCAGCCTAGGCAAGTACACCACAGCCGGCGGGGGCGAAATGCACCCGGCTACACCGGCCGCGCAAGTCTGCGCGATGGGCGAAATGGTGGTGTCGTACTTCACCACGGTGCTCATCATCGCCAACGTTGGCTATTTGCAAACCCTTTTTAGCCGCTCTGCACCGGGAACCTAA